GGGCTCGAGTATCACTAATGGTGGGACGGATATGGTGGTAGGGGTGGATGGCAGTTGGAACCCGGTCCTTGGTCGTATTAGATGTGCAATGGTGGTTAGAGATAAGGACGATGAATGGATTTCAGGGGTGGCGAAGAGCGTGCCAATGGTATGGCTTTCATGGCTGAAGCGTTGGCTGTAGAACTTGGGTTGCAACATGCTCTTAATTTGGGCCATCAAAGTATTGTTTACTTTTCTGATTGTTTGAGTGTGGTTACTACTCTCCCAAATAATGCTGATTTCAGAACCTTTTAGGCTAGAGATGTTCTTTAGCGAATCAGGGATATAGTGCCTAGGTTATTGCAGGTGCAATTCCTACATGTTCGGTGTAAGAAGAATAATACAGCAGATTGTTTAGCGCCTAGTTCATCGGGAGCTCAGAAACAGCTAGAGGAGACCCCCTTCGTTGGTTTATGCtggttttagtttttaatttgttaattttCCTCCTAATCCAATAACATCTTATATATATTCATTGAATTctaacccttttttttttgtcttaaacCGTATAAACGCGTTCGGGAAACTGTAACGGTTTTCCTTAACAGCTAGTCGGTGGAAATTATCTTTTtaggaaaataaatattatatagtatatgatttagaatttcatttttattaaaacacattttatttcttaaaacatcaaaacaaaaacaaaaaaacatgtTGTGATCTGTTAGCTTGTCTGCACCAGAGGATTTGCAGTGTTGTTGTGTTCTCTCTCTATCTTTGCTTGAAATTCCATTTCTTTTGATTTAATTAAGGGTAGTGGAAGCAAGCAACAAGATAAAAAGGcaagcaagagagagagagatagagagagggGATGAGACCACATCCTCTGTTTTCATTCTCCCTGCCATTCAAATTTTTCACATAACCTctcattattattgttgttattgtttttttattttttgcttcTGTTTTCCATCACCTACCATTCATTTTGATTCTTGAATGGTGAATTTTTCATCTGGGTTGTTCCAATTTTTGATTTCCTTCTCCTTTGATCTCTAATCTCTACTCTGAATTTCTTCTCTGATCCTATCTTTCTTTGCTGGATTGCTGGATTGGTTAAGTTTCTGATTGGTTCTCTGAAGATCCCATTCTCTTAGATCGAATTTCACAAACCCCACTTCGTATAATTCAGAAGCATCAACTGGGTTCTGGCTGAATTTCAATATAAGGTGACCCTTTTAGCAGATTTATCTAATCTGCATTTCTGATCGCTTTACTTTGCTTCTGCTTATCAAAGATTGAATTTTTATGTAGATTGAGCTCAATTGTACATTAACCAATTACCTATGCATTTAGATTGGTTCAGGGACTTAAATTCTGGCCATCACTGAATAATTTAGATTCTTTGTGTTGAGATATGCATGTTTTGTTGGTGTTGAtgttggttttggttttgatttGGCATGAGAATTTTGACTTAAAGTGAGTTGTTTGTCTGAATCTGTTGAATGGAAATAGCTTTTGATGGTTAATTTGGCCTGGTTGGTTACATGACAGATGGAATCGGATCTTGGCAAGCTCTTCATTGGGGGAATTTCCTGGGATACTGATGAGGAACGTCTCAAAGAACATTTTGGGAAATATGGGGAGGTGATAGAGGCTGTGATCATGCGAGATCGCACCACAGGCCGTGCTCGAGGCTTCGGTTTTGTTGTTTTTGCTGATCCTGCTGTTGCAGAACGAGTCATTGTGGATAAGCACATAATTGATGGCCGAACGGTGAGTTGTTTCATCGTAGATGCACTAGGCATTGTTTTGATGCATGTTACTTTGCTAAGCTGTGATGCCACTTTGCTAAATTTTGGTTTCTGATAGAGATAATCATGTCCCTACTTATGTTTTCCACTTTGTTGATGTGATCTAAATGATGCTCACTTTTTGCTCCATTGAGCATGTTAGAAACATAATCTAAAGTCATTCATGTGTCTTCCCCTGAATAGCTTAAGCTTATGGGGTAGTTAGTTCATGACAAAGCTGGAGATTATCAACTTTTTGTGCATGTGTTTTTATATGTACATTGTATCAAACTTGACCTTTGTTTTGCTTATAGGATCGGAAACTGGAACTGACTTGCAGATTTTGATCTTTGTGTTTGATGGTTAATGTGAATCTGTTCAATGAAAAAAGTATTTGATTGTTAAGCTTAGCATTTTTTTGTGCATGGGTTTTTATATGTACATTGTGTCAAGCTTGACCTTTTTTTTGCTTATAGGATAGGAAAGTGGAAATGACTTGTAGATTTTGATCTTTGTGTGTTGTGATCTTAATTTCCAGGTTGAAGCCAAGAAGGCTGTTCCTCGGGATGATCAGAACACCTTAAACAGACAGTCCGGTAGCGTCCATGGATCTCCTGGTCCCGGACGCACCAAGAAGATTTTTGTTGGAGGCTTACCCTCAACAATCACAGAAAGTGATTTTAAGAACTATTTTGATCAGTTTGGTACAATTACCGATGTTGTAGTAATGTATGACCACAACACCCAGAGACCAAGAGGTTTTGGCTTCATCACTTATGATTCAGAAGAAGCTGTAGACAGAGTTCTTTTTAAGACATTTCATGAACTCAACGGAAAGATGGTTGAGGTCAAGCGAGCAGTTCCCAAAGAGCTTTCCCCCGGACCGATTCGGAGCCCATTGAAAGGATCATATAACTATGGTTTGAATAGGGCCAGTAGCTACCTAAACAGCTTTGCCCAGGGCTTTAATATGAACCCGGTTGGAGGCTTGGGAGTCAGGATGGATGGTAGGTTTAGTCTTAATCCACTTACTACTAGTAGAGGTGGATTAACCCCATTTGGCTCCAGTGGTTATGGAATGGGAGTGAATTTGGATTCAGGATTGAATTTGAACCCAAGCTATGGAGGAACTTCCAATTATGGGGGTAATCTAGGATACAGTCGGATAAGTCCTTTCTACAACAGCAACTCTAGCAGATATACCACTCCTATCGGCTACAGCGGGGGCAATGTGAGAAGTGATTCGCTTATGAACTCTCCTTCTCGGAATGTTTGGGGAAATGGGGATCTAAATAGTACTTCCAATAACCAAGCCAGCCCTGGTGGTGCTTACTTGGGATCTGGAAGTGGGGCTTTTGGAGTTTCAATTGGAAATAGCGGCGCGAGTTGGGGTCAATCTGTTCCAAACCAAGGTGGAGGGGCTGCTTCCAGCTATAATGCTTGGAATAATGCTTATGAAGGTGGAGGTAGCAGCATTGGATTAGGAGGGGGAGGGTATGGAAGGAACAGCCCAAGCGTGCCTCAATCCTCAACATTTACTGCACCAACTGGCGGTTATGAAGGATCCTATGGGGACTTGTACCGCAATGGTTCATTTTACAGTGACTCAACTTGGCGGTCCGGTGCTTCTGAAATTGATGGCTCGGGTTCGTTTGGTTATGGACTTGGTGgtatagcttcagaagatctagTGAAGAGTTCAGATGATTTGAATGGAAACTACAATGTAGCAAGTAGACAATCTAATAGAGGTAAGATCTTCAGAGACATTATTTTCTCCTGTAGAAATTATGTCATAAGTGTGCAATTATGAATCTTTGTTGTTTGCTTGTTTCCATTTTTTAACAAAACTAGTTGTGcatttttaaacttttttatgTTTCAGATAAATTAGTCTGAAGGAAGTTGAAATgtaaatcttttttattttattttctagtgTGCTGTTACATTTGTCTTTAAGCCTAAAATCCGCATGTTTGTAAATCTGATATGGATAAAGATACCATAAATAGCATTGTTCATGTCTTCTTTTAATTACTATCAAAAACTCTAGGTTCCTCATTTCTCATCCCCGGGTCCCTAAATTCTTGATATATTTGTTGTAATTCGTACTACAGTCTAAAAGGTTATTAGCTTCCTATACTTAAAAGATGGGTTTCTTGATTACTTTCATTTAAAGATATTGGAATTTGATGCTTCATGTGAGCTCATATAACCTGCAAGATGCTAAAGTTGTGGACATAGATAACATATTTCTATCTCATGTTGAATGTGTAGAATTCTTTTTTTCATGAATTGAAAATGAGTTGTTCTTGACTTCTTGTTGAAGATACTTTCTCTCTTTGTAAGGGTTGAAATTTGAGCATAATTCAGTAATGATACTTAGACACTCAAATAGTGCAGACACCCCATTTTTTCTatctatctctcttcttatcacaCCACTTCATATATCACATCTATTATTTCTATCTCTTCTCGTCCCaaagggttagctcaagtggtaagaactaggggacataagggttgggtgggatgaagggtgaagggttcgaaccctgaggagggactaatttactaacattactaacaactaacatttgcctattaaaaaaaaacttctatcTCTTCTCTTTATTCCTCTCCCTCTGGGCGTCTTCTGGATGTCTTCACTATATAGATGTATACGAATCATTTTCCTGTCGAATACATTTTTTAGATGTTCTGATTTAACTTAGTTGTATATTACTCATATTCTTTTGCTGTATCTTCTCTTGCTTCAGGTATTGCTGCTTAGGAGATATGGTAATCGGATATAGCATGGTAACTGTAGATCAAGGGATACTGTTAAAGTAATGAGGTATTGTGAATTCATACATCTCCATCACTTGAGAGAAATCAGCTCATAAGGAAATTCAGCATATATAGCTAACGGTGTTCTTTCATTTGAACTATAGATAAGCTAAATCAGTTACAAGGGATTTTGTATAAGGCTTGGGATTTTTTTTGTCCCCATTTTGAATTTTCAAGACTTAGCTCCTTTCATGGATCAGATTGCGGGATATGCTCAAGGAAGATTGGTTCCAATAGGGTAGTACGGTCATTAGTAtctttagtgcatgtttggaaattcttctacaattaattctaaagtcataatcaattctgtCAAAACTTCtaggtttcagaattgattttgaggaaaaaGAAGTTGTTCCAAACATGCGTAATGATAGTGTATGAATTGTTCTTTTTTCTTGTGTCATTGTAATGTCTGGCAAAAAACTGCTTGTTCTTGTCACCATCTTTTTTATGGGACATGTTTCTAATCAAATTGTGAGGTTCAGTTTGATTTATGAGGTTTGAAATATGAGAGGGGCATCCATCTAGGATCCCCATTAAATAATGAAGTTACTAGACagatattatttttctttttgtttgacTTTTTTATATAGATGATCTTTTTTCACCCTTCAAAACTTGTTCCTGCATACTCTGTGTATATGCTTGGCATTCTTTGTTGGTTTAGCTACTTGGTTGGTTTCCCCGTTTGTACGTCTAAGGCACGTTTACTCTGAAGCTAAGAGCTCATTTAGTTTCCGCAAACGAGAAAATGAACATCTTTACATATAACATTAAAACAAGAATTTGTTATGTTGACACTGAAAACTCGGATAAGTGTTGAGTTCAATGAAAATTTCTTTATACATTAAGATTTATATGGTTTTAAAGCATTTTACATGCTAGCCTCTTATTGCATATATGATCCaaatttgattggttgaaaTAAGGGCACACGTTTTAAGATAGAAACTTTTTGGCTCTTTGATTTGTCAGCAGCAACTTGTTGGATTCAATGTTGGTTGAAGGAATTTAATTCAAAAGTTGACTTACATGCACATGTGTTGTAGAAGTTATTTGCATTTCAACTATTAATCTTTCAATTAATAATATGACTTCAATCCTTTTTTTAGATGTATACAACCTACCAATTTTTTTCTAAAGAAAATATGTGAATAAGATGAAGGTGGGAGATGTTTGCCTAGGTTGGTAAGAACAGTACCATCACAACACAATGAAAAGACATCACATCACCTcccctatttaaagaaaaatctACGTTAAGTGCATTTAAAATTTTGTTAAAATTTCACGTTATTGTTTACTTACGAATTGCATTCTCAATATTCATTCatcaaatttgtatttttttattcataataactAGTATTTCATCGAACCTGTAGTAtatattagagcatctccaatggtagttcttatttattagtttttagcactatttatgtagactcgtattgccacatgtgtttaagcaattctcaagcaattttgctccaaccatgagttcttagttcttaccactattcatttggtcacaccaaccacattatttatattttttattttcataaagtaataaaataaaactcataaagtaataaagtaatttggatgagagaaataattaatattttaagctaaaaactcaaaaagcaaaactccttatataagaactgagttcttatttttaagaactaaggagtctatgtcagcacctccaatagtaaagttcttagttcttagttcttaactctaaaataagaattaagaaccttgcattggagatgctcttagtagTATATAATTGCATGCCAAAACAAAGTGAGAAAGCatgcaagaaaaaaaattattccacaTTGGGCTATACAATGAAGATTCTGGTAAGCTTTTCTGTCAGTGTCTGTCATTTTTTTACACCAAATGCTTTTCCTGATGGGAACTGAGGGCCCCTTGTCTTGTGATCCTACCAATGGATTTCACATCACAACCCACATGCTTAGGCTTGGGGTGGGACCTTTGCAATTGCAAGTGAATCACATTTATTTAACCAACAAAACAATAatcaaaatgtttttttaaatgaaaacaaTAATCAAATTTAATAGTGTGTTGAATTGATTTTCATTCCAATCTATAAGTTAATGAGTGTTTTGTAAAAGTTGAAGTTATGTTCAACTGTTTCATAAAAGTTGAAATTTTATTCAAGAAATGTACAAATTTGTTAAttgtaattattatttttttgaaagaaattgTAATGTTATTtgtaaggtttttttttaaattgttatTTGTAAGgtaaacaaatatatatatatatatatatatatatcaaatgaTCGAATGAAAAAAAAGGATAGGTTAAAATAAACTCTCATTCAACTTTCACTTGCTTTAGTTTGATAGTAATATTTTGTCCCGCCTACAAAGTAagatattaatttattaaacaGTCGTAAGTAACATGACGAATGTGAATTCCTCTGATCCAAATGTTGAAACATTTTGTAAacatgaaaataataataatattatgttTTTTAAGGAATAATAATAcagttttttttcttaaatgaaTAATAATATGTTGAAAATGTTTTATAAACAATAGTAATTAATGAATTCTATTACTTCTTTTCATAAATTGGTATTAGAAATTCTCGTCTACAAATATTTTTCTTAGAAAAGTTAAGGTCCATGGTGCCCTAGTCTAAGGAAGGAAAACCATTGGCCTCAAACAACACTTCTTACATTTAGCTCACATCAATGAACGAGTGAGATTTGAACCTACAAGTCAAATACGAGACTCGGTCATATTCAAGCGTTTAGTTACCCCTCTATGATGTAAGAACATATTAAACATAAACCCACTCTGAATGAATGTGATTCAGATTTCAGATTTCTCTCAAAACTTTGTTTTATTGTACCTGAGCTAGTGATGATTCACTTGACTCCTTCTAACATTCTAATGCCTTGGGCCTCCTCAGACCTTGACCCATCATGTTGGACTTTGACAAACCTATCAAATGCAAACTTGAAATGTTTTATATGAACAAGAACCATACATCATATCCTAATTCTTAGCAAACCACAACATATATATAGCGCATTTAGGTAAGTAGTTTAATTAAACGCTTAGGCTCAAAAGTTAATTTGATAAAGCTTATTGAAGTaagcttaaaatagcttaataTAAGCGCTTCACATAAATTAAATTGAGAAGCTTAAGTAAACAAGCTCATAACAGTTTATAAGTAGGTCATTAGTTAAGCTTACCCAAACACTTGAATTATGTTCAGCTCATATAAGCTCTTTCAAATGCATCCATAATATATACCAATTTCCCATAAACTATTTTTTTGAAGTTTCACTCCAGCTCTTAAAAACCTTGAATTTTTAGAATTTTCCTAGATACCAATACCATTCTATACTTGAAATTTTTTACTTAGTATTGTAGGCTTAGTTTCACAAGAACAACGGGTATAGAGAACCACACTTCAACCAGCATAATGGAATCTACATCTGAGTAGAACTTGGATTCCTGCATAGTGCCATCCTAGAATTCTCCACCaaaaattagaaagaaaatttaAAGTCATTCAGGATTATGCAGAAGCCCTTCATATGACAGAACAACAGTAAACATACTAAGAGAGTATTTCAAAGTTGTTGAACTTGAACAAATAGAATGCATGTTTAAGGCCCAAATGAGGATATAGATATAtacaatgaaaaattaaaataaaatccacGATTCTGCAGTGTACTCTTTGTCCATGTGATATAGAAGAAAGTGAAATCATGGATGATTTGGTCCCAATCAACTTTAACATTGGCCATGTGAATGTGGGACCACATTATCACTAGGGATCATACCCAACATGAACCTTTTGTTAGATGAAATCTGATATCGCAATTATTGACtttcaaaacaaaaagaaacacaAGAATAAGACAGAAAAAGTTCATGTAGCAGTTAACATAGGACCAAGCCTGTGAGAGTACAAAGTTAAGATTCCCTATCAAGAAGTACAcatataacatgtttggatcaacttctcttcTCACAAAATGAATTCTGAAATTCAGAAGCTACTCAATCTCATAAACTTCTCCACTGAATTGAATCTGGCTCAGAAATCAATTGGGggagaatttccaaacatgcacaggACCACACTAGACAACACATTATTTGATTTCACAAGTGATATCAGTTTTTTGTTCTAAAATCTAAGTCAGAAGAAAGCTCTGCTGCCATAAAACACACGGGAGTTACTGCTCTTTGAAGCTTGCAGTTTCTGTTGTTCAGAACTTGAGTTTCCTGAACTAGTTGGTCCACTTTCAAAGTCCATAGGAAGCTTCATTTTTGCTAATGACTCAGTAAACTGCTGCATGCTCTTCATGTACATATCTACTATATCCTGCTGCACCATCGTTGGCTCTGGTTCAATGTTCACACTCACAACAGGCTTTGGGAATGACTCATTATTCACCACCccatttgatgaatcactctCACCACCATCTTTCACATCCACAACACTTTTCTCTTTGGTACCGGAAATTTGTTCCTGATTAGGAGATTTAGCAGTAGCAGCAGCATTAGTAACAGTAGCAGCATCGGATGAGTCTGAGCTTGCAGCCATCGAAGGAGACGAAACTCCGTTAGACTCAACACTGCATGCTGAGAACCTTTCCACAAGCTGAACACCAGCTTCAGAATTTTCAGTATCAGTAGTAGTGGCCAAGCTATCAGAACACTGAGATTCCTCACATGGAATTCCAATATATTCTGAAACCATCATATGGTCTTCATTCGCGATTTTCGGATCCGGGAACTCAATTTTATCCAAATCTCTAGCCAGTGACTCAGAGTCCTTCTCAGTGCAATTTGTGTCCAATTCACTAGGCATTGCAGAAATTGCCATGACATCTGGCGAAGCACCGGCATAAGCGAGGGACAGTTGAACAAAACCTGCTGGGGTATGGAACAGATCAGTTGAAGAAAGAGAGAACTCTTTCTCTAGTTTTTCATCCTTCTTCAACAGCACTTCAGACAAAGGCACCAGGGCAAAACCGAGCAACTGGTCTTCAAGATAATTCTTCACCCTGCTCAGCATCCAAATCTCACACTTGAGAGAAGACTCAACGGTCTTAACGCTCAGGCGAAGATTCTCGTTGAACACAGGGTTTCTTCCTCCTCCATTTATAGTCTTGGTAGATACAGTGTTCTCAGGGTTACTTGTCAAGCAAATCTTAGCATACACATCTTGCTTGTGGTATATGCAGATGTTGTGAATGTCCCTTGCCTGGTGTATGTAAACATCAACTACTCCAATGAATTCCTCTGGATTAGACACAACAACTTCCTTTCCATTGACTTCAAAGTCCTTAGACAAGTGACTAGAGCTTCTTGGGAAAACATCAGACTTGTACTTCTCACCATCACCCAAAATAGAGCCCTTGAATGGTGACACAACAGATTGTGGGGATTCCATGATATCAGAGTCCTGAAACCTGCCAAAGTATAAAAAATCAAGTCACACTATGTACAGAAAAGGATCAGACTGActacatgtttggatcagcattATCACAATTGGTTTTggataaaattgattatggtaaaagtgagttgaaagtgaAATGATTTATGCTTGGCTACCTTTctgaaaaaaatgatttttataaGGTAACGTGAAATCCAGTTGTAAAATCTCACAATTGATTGTGTTCAATGCAAAAGCTACTGTCTCTATCTTctaccagaattgattttgagactGAAATCAATTCCCTGAAATGACTCCCAAGCAACTATATTGTCATCCAAAAGTTAAACCAAGCATATACTAAGTCCACTAATGATTATTAATAAAAGTTAAACCCAACACCCAAAGACAGGAGTTAGATTCAATACCAGTTGAAAAACCTGGAAGAACTTAAAAAGTTGCAATTCAAGTATGTATCAAAACAGCCAAAGACAGCTTGAGTAAACTTCCCTACAACCTAAGCTTAAGCAGATCCAAAATAGACAGAAATTTGAGATTTGTGAAGGACAAAAAACAAAAGGAAGATTGAAAGGAAAGCAACACTCAATCCACAAAAATTGGAAATAGAAGTAGGAAGCTTCAATTTAAATTCCTCCAAAGGGCTAATTCACAGGAAAGAAGGCAATTCAGAAACAAAAACCCTAGTTCAAATATTAAACCTTTATAGCTCAGAGCAGACAAACACAGAGTTGATAATCAATGTCCACAAAACCTACAGTATGTGAAATCCAtcaaaagaaaggaagaaggaaagaaaagcAACACTCTTACACTCAACCCCCAAATGTGAAAGGGAAGTGGGAAACTTCAACTTGAGTTCCTCCAAGGAGTAGTTAAACCACAGGAAAGAAgccaattcagaaacaacaacCTCAATTCAAAACCTTAACCTTTGCAAACAAACACAGAATAGAGAATTACAATGAATTGCCAAAGAACCAGAACCCCAACCTCACCCTCAAAATTGCAAATTTTCCAGTTAAATACTGCACTATCCAGCAAAAGATAGCAAAATCAATAAAGGGCAGTGCTAGATTTGACCAGATTCCAATAAAGGTACCAACTATTTTCTGTTGTTCTACAGAGAAACACTGCCACCAGAATCCAAGGGGAGGGAAACAGGGGAAAGCAGAGCAAAAAGTCAAGTCACAGAATCCCAAAACAAAAAACCACCTAAAATTTCTCCTCTACAAATCACTCAATAGTCAAAACAATAGCACTAGTgagtaaaatttgaaaaaaacaaacaagaatCCAAaacaaaacaggaaaaaaaaaacacactgAGGATCTATGATGATGTTGCATGTTTTTCCTTTACCTTGTTTAGGCACTGAGCCAGTTAGCTTCCAAAGTCAGTGATATATGTTTGTTTATGGCTCTAGGAATCCACAATCAGGAGTTGGTGAACCGAGGTGGTAGTGAAGGAATGAAAGCCGTGCAGAGCTTTACTATATATGGAGTATGATGTAGGTATACTACAACGTTACAGGGACGGTAATAGTGACATtgtagagagaaagagagagaccAATGAGAATTGATTGGTGTGCATTTTGCAGTTGGAGGTGGGGACTTTGATGTTGATGCAGATgactttttctttcttgttgttTTTTCTGGTGCTGCAGaactttctctttttctttacaTACACAGTACTCACACAGGCCCCACCTATGACTTTTGAGTCACTGCATTTCtgtcctcttctcttcttcatcataATATATTGCTCATGAATGAATGATTTGAATAATCTTATTCGAATCGGGAATATTCGTATCAGGTTAGTTATTTCGTTGAGTTTTTTCATTCATAAAACTCAAACTCAAGATCTTACTTTAAGAGAATTAGACATGTGTCACTTGAACTAACCACTCATTTATACTAAACACCAGAAATTGAGATTAATTTTCGGCTATTACTTAGGTACATTTTCGAGCCTAATAAGTGATGAAGGGGTGCATCAATTAAAATTGAcacattttcttttaaattgaTAACTCATGTCATTGCTCTCCGGCAAGCTACCATCGTCGAGCCACCAGCATTGCCACCGCCTGAAATTGTTGTTCTTCTCTTCATCCCCTTATTCTTATAAAGGAACCCCGAGACCTCCAACAAAGCCTTCCTTATCTAATGTGACACTTATCTCGATCTCCGCCGCCCCCCCCCCCCAGTCAATCGCGGTTCTAATAACGTGTGTTGGAATTACAAACTTctagaaaataattaaattaagtacTCATTTCGCAAGCTTATCTCACCACACTAACATAGAGAAACGTTTGCGGTCCACTATTGAAAAATGACATGCGATTCAATGACCATTAACTGATGTGTGTCGTCGTCATCGTTTTTCCCTCCTCCTACCCTTCTCGTCCATATTCTCAATCTTCTGGCAGCTTCATTTGCATCTCCTTCTCTAATTAACTCCTCTCTCACAGcgataaaattattaaaatagacATAACATGATAGATGTAATATAAAGATAATGtatttgttagaaatataaaatcattcatatatCATATTTATCTAACAGcttaaacttttaaaataatatacacCTTAGGACGACTCTCATAGCTACCTTACTTGTTGTTGACACGACCGGAGGTTGGGTTACAATTTCATGGGCTGCTATGTACGTAATAGGCCAACCAGAAATCCATGACGTCCAAACTTAAACCATAAAATGGGCTAAGCAAACAGGCTCCTCGGCTCCAAAACTTCCAAGATATGATTCGATCAACTTTCCTCCTTGTTACGCGTGGCTTGAAAGCCTCCCCTATGATAGAGATGGAAATCTCTTTGCTTTGCCCTTGtctttctcttttctccttGCCCCTTTTCCCTTTCTCTTTTGAGGTTGATAAGGATGGATGATAAGACCTGCTTGAGCAAAAGGAGCGTGTACTGAAGTACCTTCATGGCTTCATGTGCCGGTCTTTCTACTTTTTCTCATCTAATcccattaaaataaaattaattaaaaaaattattatgagTTCGACTCGGGTCAATATTAAACACAACGACATGTCTACATAGTCATAGACTCATAAATTACTTAcaaaagtatttataaataCCTCACCAACACAACCCTTACACTAA
This is a stretch of genomic DNA from Lotus japonicus ecotype B-129 chromosome 1, LjGifu_v1.2. It encodes these proteins:
- the LOC130733038 gene encoding heterogeneous nuclear ribonucleoprotein 1-like, producing the protein MESDLGKLFIGGISWDTDEERLKEHFGKYGEVIEAVIMRDRTTGRARGFGFVVFADPAVAERVIVDKHIIDGRTVEAKKAVPRDDQNTLNRQSGSVHGSPGPGRTKKIFVGGLPSTITESDFKNYFDQFGTITDVVVMYDHNTQRPRGFGFITYDSEEAVDRVLFKTFHELNGKMVEVKRAVPKELSPGPIRSPLKGSYNYGLNRASSYLNSFAQGFNMNPVGGLGVRMDGRFSLNPLTTSRGGLTPFGSSGYGMGVNLDSGLNLNPSYGGTSNYGGNLGYSRISPFYNSNSSRYTTPIGYSGGNVRSDSLMNSPSRNVWGNGDLNSTSNNQASPGGAYLGSGSGAFGVSIGNSGASWGQSVPNQGGGAASSYNAWNNAYEGGGSSIGLGGGGYGRNSPSVPQSSTFTAPTGGYEGSYGDLYRNGSFYSDSTWRSGASEIDGSGSFGYGLGGIASEDLVKSSDDLNGNYNVASRQSNRGIAA
- the LOC130733039 gene encoding uncharacterized protein LOC130733039; translation: MESPQSVVSPFKGSILGDGEKYKSDVFPRSSSHLSKDFEVNGKEVVVSNPEEFIGVVDVYIHQARDIHNICIYHKQDVYAKICLTSNPENTVSTKTINGGGRNPVFNENLRLSVKTVESSLKCEIWMLSRVKNYLEDQLLGFALVPLSEVLLKKDEKLEKEFSLSSTDLFHTPAGFVQLSLAYAGASPDVMAISAMPSELDTNCTEKDSESLARDLDKIEFPDPKIANEDHMMVSEYIGIPCEESQCSDSLATTTDTENSEAGVQLVERFSACSVESNGVSSPSMAASSDSSDAATVTNAAATAKSPNQEQISGTKEKSVVDVKDGGESDSSNGVVNNESFPKPVVSVNIEPEPTMVQQDIVDMYMKSMQQFTESLAKMKLPMDFESGPTSSGNSSSEQQKLQASKSSNSRVFYGSRAFF